A region from the Stutzerimonas stutzeri genome encodes:
- a CDS encoding ATP-dependent acyl-CoA ligase produces MSGTGNTDTWAVGERDTVIAALERAVARHPDKVLLDFSGELYTYRETDLLSTKMARSLASLGVQAGETVLTMLDNNIDAVVTWLAINKLRAVSVPINTALKGEFLRHQIADTNTKVVICEAAYLDRIVPLASKLPEVQRILYRGQLESLPECAIPVASLDEFRGHDQTPLETKPQPSDLSCLIYTSGTTGPSKGCMISYNFMCNLARLQLRAGPANENDVTITPLPLFHMNALCVSIIASILVGARAAILPRFSVSNFWQEVERSGATIASILGGMGGLLAKAPDNDAMKRCYGQIHTARGNPYTEETKKIWRERFGTKLVGGNGYGLTEACVITSLAGGEYAAPGSSGKRIPDFDVRIVDDEDREVPANTSGEIVVRPLRPDIMFQGYWQRPEDTLKLMRNMWFHTGDIGKFDDDGFFYFVDRKKDYLRRRGENISSFEMEAAFAVHPDISEVAVHAVPSDKGEDDVKVTAVLHDGATLQPEDLFRWATDAVPYYALPRYIEFRETLPKNPQGRVLKYLLRDEGKTASTWDWEDTDIKVDKR; encoded by the coding sequence ATGAGCGGCACGGGAAATACAGACACTTGGGCAGTAGGCGAAAGAGACACTGTCATCGCAGCCCTTGAGCGCGCTGTGGCGCGGCATCCAGACAAGGTTCTGCTTGATTTCAGCGGTGAGTTATACACATACAGAGAAACTGATCTACTCTCTACCAAAATGGCTCGTTCGCTGGCTTCGCTGGGTGTGCAGGCAGGCGAAACGGTACTGACGATGCTGGACAACAACATCGACGCCGTCGTGACATGGCTCGCGATCAACAAACTTCGCGCCGTTAGCGTGCCGATCAATACCGCCTTGAAGGGCGAGTTTTTGCGCCACCAGATAGCCGACACCAATACCAAGGTGGTGATCTGCGAGGCGGCCTATCTCGATCGTATAGTGCCGCTTGCGTCGAAATTGCCTGAGGTGCAGCGCATTCTTTACCGTGGCCAGCTGGAATCGCTCCCTGAATGCGCCATTCCGGTCGCTTCGCTGGATGAGTTCCGCGGCCATGACCAAACGCCTCTCGAGACGAAGCCTCAGCCATCCGATCTCTCCTGCCTCATCTACACCTCGGGAACTACGGGACCATCGAAAGGCTGCATGATCAGCTACAACTTTATGTGCAACCTTGCCCGTCTGCAATTGCGGGCCGGACCTGCGAACGAGAACGACGTAACCATCACGCCGCTGCCGCTGTTTCATATGAACGCCCTGTGCGTGTCGATCATCGCCAGTATTCTGGTGGGCGCGCGGGCAGCGATACTGCCGCGTTTCTCGGTTTCCAACTTCTGGCAGGAAGTCGAACGCTCCGGCGCCACCATTGCATCGATCCTCGGTGGCATGGGCGGACTGCTGGCAAAGGCGCCCGACAACGACGCAATGAAGCGATGCTATGGGCAGATCCATACGGCTCGCGGCAATCCCTATACCGAGGAAACCAAGAAGATCTGGCGTGAGCGCTTTGGCACCAAGCTGGTGGGCGGCAATGGCTACGGGCTCACCGAGGCTTGCGTGATTACCTCGCTCGCAGGCGGCGAATATGCGGCGCCTGGCTCATCCGGCAAGCGCATCCCGGACTTCGATGTACGCATTGTCGATGACGAAGATCGTGAAGTGCCGGCGAACACCTCGGGTGAAATCGTGGTGCGCCCGCTGCGTCCGGACATCATGTTTCAGGGTTATTGGCAGCGCCCGGAGGACACACTGAAGTTGATGCGCAACATGTGGTTCCACACGGGTGACATCGGCAAATTCGACGACGACGGCTTCTTCTATTTCGTCGATCGGAAAAAGGATTATTTGCGCAGGCGCGGCGAGAACATTTCGAGCTTTGAGATGGAGGCGGCCTTCGCCGTGCACCCTGACATTTCCGAGGTCGCCGTACATGCCGTCCCGTCGGACAAGGGTGAAGATGACGTCAAGGTCACCGCGGTACTGCATGATGGCGCGACACTGCAACCGGAAGATCTATTCAGGTGGGCTACCGATGCGGTGCCTTATTACGCACTCCCACGGTACATCGAATTCCGCGAGACGCTGCCTAAGAATCCGCAGGGGCGCGTGTTGAAGTATCTTCTTCGGGACGAAGGCAAGACAGCGTCAACCTGGGACTGGGAAGATACGGATATTAAGGTCGATAAGCGCTAA
- a CDS encoding TetR/AcrR family transcriptional regulator, translated as MPKRADQLAAAASPPPKKKVAPRVKPVSTVKKAVRQGAGVSSSGAKVKPNRRSEETVSNILAATEEVVLRSGADRISILDVCQVANVSRGTFYRYFSSQDDLLDTFSRHKRDSFHTSLTQALGDINDPEARLNALIVYLDNYLEQSRAQRLLTVAPEYALGFFRRIFHDSIIRFQDVLDIVFDQWDERLGVRLDRELISELIIRYVMSETLVSESANRRMLPVRVRKLIAALTVGSTSRSRR; from the coding sequence ATGCCAAAGCGCGCAGATCAGCTTGCCGCAGCAGCGTCACCTCCGCCGAAAAAGAAGGTCGCGCCTCGCGTCAAGCCCGTGAGCACCGTCAAGAAAGCCGTTCGTCAGGGGGCGGGCGTATCATCTTCCGGCGCCAAGGTGAAACCCAACCGTCGGTCGGAAGAGACCGTTTCCAATATCCTCGCGGCCACTGAGGAAGTAGTACTGCGGTCAGGAGCTGATCGCATCTCGATCCTTGACGTGTGCCAGGTCGCAAATGTTTCGCGTGGGACGTTCTATCGGTACTTTTCCTCGCAAGACGACCTGCTCGATACGTTTTCGAGACACAAGCGCGACAGTTTTCATACGTCGCTGACCCAGGCGTTGGGAGATATCAACGATCCGGAGGCGCGGCTCAACGCGCTGATCGTCTATTTGGACAACTACCTCGAGCAAAGCCGCGCGCAGCGCCTGCTGACGGTCGCTCCTGAATATGCGTTGGGGTTCTTCCGCCGAATCTTCCATGATTCCATTATTCGCTTCCAGGATGTGCTCGATATTGTTTTCGACCAGTGGGACGAACGTCTTGGCGTCAGGCTTGATCGCGAATTGATCAGTGAGTTGATCATTCGTTATGTGATGAGCGAAACGCTGGTGTCTGAATCGGCTAACCGTCGCATGCTTCCTGTTCGTGTGAGGAAGCTGATCGCAGCGCTGACGGTCGGATCGACTTCACGCTCGCGCCGCTAG
- a CDS encoding amidohydrolase family protein, with the protein MLIDLHAHAPHPDYYDQHPHWGPAFESQPDGDIKLRVGEWILSLGAPERKKALREAHARGETLNVEEYMAKWRDPSNRLAAMDAAGQDAQVLSVPSHCYMYWTEAEFAVPFARKVNDVMAEYCSAAPNRLMFWAHAPLNVPLEAAKEIRRACNELGAKGLSAGGSNFGGLEYDSPELDPVWEALCEVDLPIFVHGYNQSVTWGKDANTDRYETTAIVGMNYDETKCLWYLINGGVLDRFPNLKIYITHGGGFVPYQLGRLAQTNPNLDVFHNKKPFLDYLPNFYFDVELHELPMRQAMVDVIGADRVLYGSNFGGSDAVRHDLTEGLRLSDEDLQKIRWKNACELLRLDPAKVGKVGV; encoded by the coding sequence ATGCTTATCGATCTTCACGCCCACGCGCCACACCCTGACTACTATGACCAGCATCCCCATTGGGGGCCGGCTTTTGAGTCGCAGCCCGATGGCGACATCAAATTGCGTGTCGGTGAGTGGATTCTTTCTCTAGGCGCACCAGAGCGTAAGAAAGCTTTGCGCGAGGCCCATGCCCGGGGCGAGACCTTGAACGTCGAGGAATACATGGCCAAATGGCGCGACCCGAGCAACCGTCTCGCGGCTATGGACGCGGCGGGGCAGGATGCTCAGGTTCTGTCCGTTCCAAGTCATTGCTACATGTATTGGACCGAAGCCGAATTTGCGGTCCCGTTCGCTCGCAAGGTCAACGATGTGATGGCTGAGTATTGCTCGGCAGCGCCCAATCGGCTGATGTTCTGGGCGCACGCACCGCTGAACGTTCCCCTTGAAGCAGCCAAAGAAATCCGCCGCGCCTGCAACGAATTGGGAGCGAAAGGCCTGAGCGCCGGTGGCTCGAACTTCGGTGGGCTGGAATATGACTCGCCAGAGCTGGACCCGGTTTGGGAAGCGTTGTGTGAAGTTGACCTACCAATTTTCGTTCACGGCTACAACCAGTCCGTGACCTGGGGCAAGGACGCCAATACCGATCGGTATGAAACGACCGCGATCGTCGGTATGAATTACGACGAAACCAAATGCCTGTGGTATCTCATTAACGGCGGAGTGCTCGATCGCTTCCCGAATCTGAAGATCTACATCACCCACGGTGGTGGCTTCGTTCCTTATCAGCTCGGTCGGCTTGCCCAGACCAACCCGAACCTCGACGTTTTCCACAACAAAAAGCCCTTCCTCGACTATCTGCCGAACTTCTATTTCGATGTGGAGCTTCACGAGCTTCCCATGCGTCAGGCCATGGTCGATGTGATCGGCGCGGATCGGGTGCTTTATGGATCGAACTTCGGTGGCAGCGACGCAGTCCGCCACGACCTGACCGAGGGGCTGCGCCTATCGGACGAAGACCTGCAGAAAATCCGCTGGAAGAACGCGTGCGAATTGCTGCGCCTTGATCCCGCTAAAGTCGGGAAGGTTGGTGTCTGA
- a CDS encoding fumarylacetoacetate hydrolase family protein: protein MKLARCSHNEGGPFWAIVDIQQDEVTPIVGPFSEWAPAIAQGKGVSALRLLGRPAPLSQVRLLPPIEPVNRVVVAGANYTKHLAEDFGLSAPAQPVAFLKAYGALIGANDPIRFPPLTEKLDHEVELVAVIGSSEIDLADPLGCVLGYTVGNDVSARDLQLSGPPGIGMDLFAAKSQDKTTGLGPWIVTKDEFPAGSPALRLTLKVNGETRQDSSTSEMTWNVGELINFVQQRSSFACGDVLFTGSPAGVGMGTGVYLNPGDVVEATVEGIGTLRNVVGEKPSV from the coding sequence ATGAAGCTGGCGCGTTGTTCCCACAATGAGGGAGGACCCTTCTGGGCGATAGTCGATATCCAACAGGACGAAGTCACTCCCATTGTCGGCCCGTTCTCCGAGTGGGCTCCTGCCATCGCCCAAGGCAAGGGAGTCAGTGCGTTGCGTTTGCTGGGGCGGCCAGCGCCGCTTTCCCAGGTTCGCTTGTTACCGCCGATCGAGCCCGTTAATCGAGTGGTTGTCGCTGGGGCGAATTACACCAAGCACCTCGCCGAGGATTTTGGCCTCAGCGCGCCGGCACAGCCCGTGGCCTTCCTCAAGGCCTACGGTGCACTCATTGGAGCCAACGATCCGATTCGCTTTCCGCCGCTGACCGAAAAGCTCGATCACGAGGTCGAGCTGGTGGCAGTCATTGGCAGCAGCGAAATCGACCTGGCTGACCCCTTGGGTTGCGTCCTGGGGTATACCGTTGGCAATGATGTAAGTGCCCGCGACCTGCAGCTTAGCGGGCCGCCGGGGATCGGAATGGATCTGTTCGCCGCCAAAAGCCAGGACAAGACCACCGGACTTGGTCCATGGATCGTTACCAAGGATGAGTTTCCGGCGGGGTCTCCTGCTCTCAGGTTGACTTTGAAAGTAAATGGCGAAACCCGTCAGGACAGCTCTACCAGCGAAATGACCTGGAATGTTGGTGAATTGATCAACTTCGTCCAGCAGCGCTCCAGCTTTGCTTGCGGTGACGTGTTGTTCACGGGGTCGCCGGCCGGAGTCGGGATGGGAACTGGCGTGTATTTAAACCCTGGCGATGTGGTCGAGGCGACCGTGGAAGGCATAGGTACGCTACGTAATGTAGTTGGCGAAAAGCCCAGCGTCTAA
- a CDS encoding 3-hydroxyacyl-CoA dehydrogenase: protein MTNKEDKIVVVGAGLMGTGIAHAFASSGFATLLVDTNAESLTRAKGNIENILSTGVKLGKVTDEVARSSLANLITCGDLSEAALGANWLVETVSEQLAVKKAVLGQAAPLLASNAIIATNTSALSVTEIAASVPEFADRVVGMHFFNPVHKMKLVELVRGLATTDEVVARTKALCDAIGKTSITVNESPGLTTSRMSALLGNEAMYMLQEGTATAEDIDTALRMGFNHPMGPLELGDLTGWDTRLSVLRYLHQTLGEKFRPCPLIIKMVAAGRLGRKTGHGVYRYEDGNRVPGSGLKASAL, encoded by the coding sequence ATGACTAATAAAGAAGACAAAATTGTAGTGGTTGGTGCCGGCTTGATGGGTACCGGCATTGCGCATGCATTCGCCAGTTCAGGATTCGCCACCCTGTTGGTCGACACGAACGCCGAGTCGCTCACTCGTGCCAAAGGCAACATCGAAAATATCCTCAGCACCGGCGTCAAGCTGGGAAAGGTTACCGATGAGGTCGCCCGGTCTTCGCTGGCGAATCTGATTACCTGCGGTGATCTGAGCGAGGCGGCGCTTGGCGCCAACTGGCTGGTCGAAACCGTTTCTGAACAATTGGCGGTGAAGAAGGCCGTTCTCGGCCAGGCTGCTCCTCTGCTGGCTTCGAACGCGATCATCGCCACTAACACTTCGGCCCTTAGCGTCACCGAGATTGCCGCATCGGTGCCCGAGTTCGCCGATCGTGTCGTTGGCATGCACTTCTTCAATCCGGTGCACAAGATGAAGCTGGTTGAATTGGTGCGCGGCCTGGCCACCACTGACGAGGTAGTCGCGCGTACCAAGGCCCTCTGCGATGCGATCGGCAAGACCTCGATCACCGTCAACGAGTCGCCAGGCCTCACGACCAGCCGCATGTCCGCGCTACTTGGTAACGAAGCCATGTACATGCTGCAGGAAGGCACGGCGACGGCCGAAGACATCGACACTGCGCTGCGCATGGGTTTCAACCACCCGATGGGGCCGCTGGAACTCGGCGATCTGACGGGTTGGGATACTCGTCTGTCGGTGCTGCGTTACCTGCACCAGACGCTGGGAGAGAAATTCCGGCCCTGTCCGCTGATCATCAAGATGGTTGCCGCTGGGCGTCTGGGTCGTAAGACAGGACATGGCGTCTATCGCTACGAGGACGGTAACCGAGTGCCGGGCTCCGGCCTCAAGGCGAGCGCACTATGA
- a CDS encoding thiolase family protein, translating into MKDIVIVDAVRTPVGRFRGSLAGVRADHLGSLVIGKLLERVDLSPSQVDDVIFGCVTQIGEQSANIARTALLGAGWPVTIPGLTLDRKCGSGEAAVHAAAGAIASGMADIIVAGGAENMSRVPMGSNREIHGEAFGWMAAERYELTSQGEASERMADKWSLSREALDDYAFESHQRAAKAADAGYFDSQIVSVPVELLREHSLTEPAADLAADETIRRDTSREKLSTLRTSFRPENGRITAGNSSQISDGAAALLLMSSDTAKQLGLKARARIRAFVTVGADPTLMLTGPIEATKKVLDKADLSIGDIDLFEVNEAFASVPLAWMQETGVPHDKLNVNGGAIALGHPLGASGARLMTTLLNELERRGARYGLQAICCAGGLGTATIIERLD; encoded by the coding sequence ATGAAAGACATCGTAATTGTTGATGCGGTGCGGACGCCGGTCGGCCGTTTTCGTGGAAGTCTTGCTGGCGTACGAGCCGACCATTTGGGTTCGCTGGTCATCGGCAAGCTGCTTGAGCGGGTCGATCTGTCGCCCTCACAGGTCGACGACGTGATTTTCGGCTGTGTTACTCAGATTGGCGAACAGTCGGCAAACATTGCCCGCACCGCCCTTCTCGGCGCGGGCTGGCCAGTAACGATTCCAGGGCTGACACTCGACCGCAAGTGTGGCTCAGGCGAAGCGGCTGTGCATGCGGCCGCAGGCGCTATCGCGTCTGGAATGGCAGACATCATTGTCGCTGGCGGGGCGGAGAACATGAGCCGCGTGCCCATGGGTAGCAACCGTGAAATCCACGGCGAAGCCTTTGGTTGGATGGCGGCGGAGCGTTACGAGCTGACCAGCCAGGGCGAGGCCTCCGAGCGGATGGCTGACAAGTGGTCACTCAGTCGCGAAGCGCTGGACGATTACGCTTTCGAAAGTCATCAGCGTGCCGCGAAAGCGGCTGATGCGGGTTATTTCGACAGCCAGATCGTTTCGGTACCGGTTGAGTTGTTGCGTGAGCATTCTCTGACCGAGCCAGCCGCTGACCTAGCGGCGGACGAGACCATCCGTCGCGATACCTCAAGGGAAAAGCTCTCGACGCTGAGAACCAGTTTCCGTCCGGAGAATGGGCGGATCACTGCAGGTAATTCCTCGCAGATCTCCGATGGTGCTGCTGCGCTGCTGTTGATGTCCTCTGACACCGCCAAGCAGCTGGGCCTCAAGGCTCGAGCGCGCATCCGCGCCTTCGTCACCGTGGGCGCAGACCCAACGCTGATGTTGACCGGCCCTATCGAGGCGACCAAAAAGGTGCTGGACAAGGCTGATTTGTCCATCGGTGACATCGACCTTTTCGAGGTCAACGAAGCCTTCGCGTCGGTACCGCTTGCCTGGATGCAGGAAACCGGCGTGCCGCATGACAAGCTAAACGTCAACGGCGGAGCCATTGCGCTGGGTCATCCGTTGGGCGCCAGTGGCGCGCGGCTGATGACTACGTTGCTCAACGAACTTGAGCGGCGGGGCGCCCGCTACGGTCTCCAGGCGATCTGTTGCGCTGGCGGCTTGGGTACTGCAACGATCATCGAACGGCTCGACTGA
- a CDS encoding carboxymuconolactone decarboxylase family protein, which produces MARVSFVPLDDLPEALRDAVARGQQSRMLSSSRPVQVWAHRPNAALAWLGLLESLHQDSLLDERLRELVRLKIASITTCQACQLARKSDQVTEDDVACLSSDNDRFKPSERAALTFAELFASDYMAISDEHYVRLAEFFSEAQVVELNMYCALMLAGGRMTYVQQAY; this is translated from the coding sequence ATGGCTCGGGTGTCGTTCGTTCCGCTGGATGATCTGCCGGAAGCGTTGCGTGACGCCGTTGCGCGCGGCCAGCAGAGTCGGATGCTGAGCTCGTCCAGGCCTGTTCAGGTCTGGGCGCATCGGCCCAATGCAGCATTGGCCTGGCTTGGCTTGCTGGAAAGCCTGCATCAGGACAGCCTGCTAGATGAGCGTTTGCGTGAACTGGTGCGGCTGAAGATTGCCAGCATTACAACCTGCCAGGCGTGCCAATTGGCTCGTAAGTCCGACCAGGTGACGGAAGACGACGTCGCCTGTCTTTCTTCAGATAATGATCGTTTCAAGCCGTCCGAAAGGGCCGCCTTGACCTTTGCCGAACTGTTCGCCAGCGACTACATGGCCATCAGCGACGAGCACTATGTACGTCTTGCAGAGTTTTTCTCCGAGGCTCAAGTGGTCGAACTGAACATGTACTGCGCGCTGATGCTGGCGGGCGGTCGAATGACCTATGTGCAGCAGGCATATTGA
- a CDS encoding cytochrome P450 gives MSTQARDNLGKAFADVASNYRGSDVDLHAVYREMRMNSPVLEENFMARLGVPTIAGLDASRPTFTLFKYDDVMAVMRDASNFTSGFIAEGLGAFFDGLILTAMDGDAHKNIRNLLQPVFMPETVNRWKETKIDRVIREEYIKPLVPNKGGDLMDFALYFPIRVIYSLIGFPEDRPDEIEQYAAWALAILAGPQVDPEKAAAARGAAMEAAKALYDVVKVVVAERRASGAEGDDLISRLIRAEYEGRSLDDHEIATFVRSLLPAASETTTRTFGTLMTLLLENPDVLERVRNDRSLVSKAIDEAVRLEPVATFKVRQAAKDMEIRGVQIPKGAMVQCIVTSANRDEDAFERGDMFDIDRRPKPSFGFGFGPHMCIGQFVAKTELNCALNAILDLMPNIRLDPSKPAPEIIGAQLRGPHYLHVLWD, from the coding sequence ATGTCTACACAGGCGCGGGACAATCTGGGCAAGGCGTTTGCGGACGTCGCCAGCAACTATCGCGGTAGCGATGTGGACCTTCACGCGGTATATCGCGAAATGCGCATGAACTCGCCGGTTCTCGAAGAGAATTTCATGGCGCGTCTGGGGGTGCCGACGATTGCCGGGCTGGACGCCAGCCGCCCAACGTTCACCTTGTTCAAATACGATGATGTGATGGCGGTGATGCGCGATGCCAGCAACTTCACCAGCGGCTTTATCGCCGAAGGCCTTGGTGCCTTTTTCGACGGACTGATCCTCACGGCGATGGATGGCGACGCACACAAGAACATTCGCAACCTGTTGCAGCCGGTGTTCATGCCCGAAACCGTCAACCGCTGGAAAGAAACTAAGATTGATCGCGTTATTCGCGAGGAATACATCAAGCCCCTGGTGCCAAACAAGGGCGGCGACTTGATGGACTTTGCCCTGTATTTCCCGATCCGCGTTATCTATTCCCTGATCGGCTTTCCTGAAGATCGTCCGGACGAGATCGAACAATATGCTGCCTGGGCGCTGGCAATTCTTGCCGGCCCGCAAGTGGATCCGGAAAAAGCCGCCGCCGCTCGCGGTGCTGCGATGGAAGCTGCGAAAGCACTCTATGACGTCGTCAAGGTGGTTGTGGCCGAGCGCCGCGCCTCCGGTGCCGAAGGGGATGACCTGATCAGCCGGTTGATCCGTGCCGAGTATGAAGGCCGTTCGCTCGATGATCATGAGATCGCGACGTTCGTGCGCTCGCTGCTGCCGGCCGCCAGCGAAACCACTACGCGCACGTTCGGTACGTTGATGACGTTGCTGCTCGAGAACCCTGACGTACTGGAGCGGGTGCGCAACGATCGCAGCCTGGTGTCCAAGGCCATCGATGAAGCCGTGCGGCTGGAGCCCGTCGCCACCTTCAAGGTGCGTCAGGCCGCAAAGGATATGGAAATTCGCGGTGTGCAGATCCCCAAAGGGGCTATGGTGCAGTGCATCGTCACCTCGGCGAACCGTGACGAGGACGCCTTTGAGCGCGGCGACATGTTCGACATCGACAGACGACCGAAACCGTCGTTCGGCTTTGGTTTTGGGCCGCATATGTGCATCGGGCAATTCGTCGCGAAAACGGAACTCAACTGCGCACTGAACGCGATTCTCGACCTCATGCCGAATATCCGCCTGGATCCTTCCAAGCCCGCACCGGAAATTATCGGCGCCCAGTTGCGCGGACCTCACTACCTTCACGTCCTCTGGGATTGA
- a CDS encoding amidohydrolase family protein: MKVEDLILVSVDDHAIEPPNAFARHMPERFKGREPHVVKRGDRDVWVFEEQATGYMGLNSVVGRPKEEYGMEPLGYDQMRRGTWSVADRVDDMNANGVLGSLCFPTFPGFAGQRFQNHPDRAVSLAAIQAYNDWHLHDWCNAAPGRFIPLMLVPWWDMQAAAAEVRRLAKQGVHALSLSDNPAIHGYPSIHSDYWDPLWQACSDNNVVICCHIGTGVKANHASDLSPIDAWITSMPISIANSAADWIWAPMWKKFPNLRMALSEGSIGWIPYLLERADFTHRHHNAWTNSNFGGQMPSDIFHKHFITCFIEDNFGLQNLKFMNEDMVTWESDYPHSDCTWPNSPESAWEGLQHLSKETIDKVTHLNAMREFSFDPFSIHGRENCTVAELRKKAAHVKIEPALGLGGADHGRNDGKPVTSGDINAMFEKADAGTAL, translated from the coding sequence ATGAAGGTTGAAGATCTCATTCTCGTCAGCGTTGATGACCATGCCATCGAGCCACCAAACGCCTTTGCTCGCCACATGCCTGAGCGCTTCAAAGGGCGCGAGCCTCATGTCGTCAAGCGCGGCGACCGTGATGTATGGGTTTTCGAAGAGCAGGCCACCGGCTACATGGGCTTGAACTCGGTAGTTGGTCGGCCGAAAGAAGAGTACGGCATGGAGCCGTTGGGCTATGACCAGATGCGCCGTGGCACCTGGAGCGTGGCGGATCGTGTCGACGACATGAATGCCAACGGCGTGCTCGGTTCGCTGTGCTTCCCGACCTTTCCTGGCTTCGCCGGCCAGCGGTTCCAGAATCATCCGGACCGCGCCGTGTCCCTGGCCGCGATCCAGGCCTACAACGACTGGCATCTGCACGACTGGTGCAATGCTGCGCCGGGTCGTTTCATCCCGTTGATGCTGGTGCCGTGGTGGGACATGCAGGCTGCCGCCGCCGAGGTTAGGCGCCTGGCGAAGCAGGGCGTGCATGCGCTGTCACTGTCGGACAATCCGGCGATCCACGGCTACCCGTCCATCCACAGCGATTACTGGGATCCGCTCTGGCAGGCCTGCTCGGACAACAACGTCGTGATCTGCTGCCACATCGGTACTGGCGTAAAGGCTAACCATGCCTCCGACCTGTCGCCAATCGATGCCTGGATCACGTCCATGCCTATCTCCATCGCCAACTCCGCGGCCGACTGGATCTGGGCACCGATGTGGAAGAAATTCCCCAACCTGCGCATGGCCCTGTCCGAAGGCAGCATCGGCTGGATTCCATATCTGCTCGAGCGCGCCGATTTCACCCACCGTCACCACAATGCGTGGACCAACTCGAACTTCGGCGGGCAGATGCCCAGCGACATCTTCCACAAGCATTTCATCACCTGCTTCATCGAGGATAACTTCGGTCTGCAGAACCTGAAATTCATGAACGAAGACATGGTCACCTGGGAAAGCGACTACCCGCACTCGGATTGCACCTGGCCGAACTCGCCGGAGTCGGCGTGGGAAGGGCTGCAGCACTTGTCCAAGGAAACCATCGACAAGGTCACTCACCTCAATGCGATGCGCGAGTTTTCCTTCGATCCGTTCTCCATTCATGGGCGCGAGAACTGCACCGTAGCCGAGCTTCGCAAGAAGGCGGCGCACGTCAAGATCGAGCCCGCGTTGGGTCTCGGCGGCGCGGACCACGGTCGCAATGACGGCAAGCCGGTCACTTCGGGGGACATCAACGCGATGTTCGAGAAGGCTGATGCCGGAACCGCTCTCTAA
- a CDS encoding acyl-CoA dehydrogenase family protein, with translation MSITQFSYSRIPAEAESLRAEVREFLKNNLADYPATARAQSWMGFDAAFSRKLGAQGWVGMALPEQYGGAAAGPFARYVIIEELLAAGAPVSAHWIADRQSGPLINRFGTEAQRERYLPPICRGESYFCIGMSEPNSGSDLASIKTSAVRNDAGWLLNGQKVWTTNAQHSHFIIALVRTGEKQAARHEGMSQFIVDLKLPGITIRPIRDLAGGEHFNEVFFDNVQLDADALIGTEGKGWDQVTAELAFERSGPERFLSCIELLKTLIAGMGTAPDALQSREIGRLTAKLLTLRNMSLAVTAQLAAGEHPAWAASCVKDLGNQFEQEIPEIAQLLLEAEPRQNGGSEHAQVLAYLTQMAPSFSLRGGTREILRGIIARGLGLR, from the coding sequence ATGTCTATCACTCAGTTCAGTTACAGCAGAATTCCCGCCGAGGCCGAGTCCCTTCGGGCGGAGGTGCGGGAGTTTCTCAAAAACAATCTTGCCGACTACCCGGCGACAGCCAGAGCGCAGTCCTGGATGGGTTTCGATGCTGCCTTCAGCCGCAAGCTAGGCGCCCAGGGCTGGGTTGGCATGGCGTTGCCCGAGCAGTACGGCGGCGCCGCGGCAGGTCCGTTTGCCCGTTACGTGATCATCGAAGAGTTGCTGGCAGCCGGCGCGCCGGTTTCGGCGCACTGGATTGCCGACCGGCAGAGCGGACCGCTGATCAACCGTTTCGGCACCGAAGCGCAGAGAGAGCGCTATTTGCCGCCGATCTGCCGTGGTGAGAGTTACTTCTGCATCGGCATGAGCGAACCGAACTCCGGCTCTGACCTCGCTTCGATCAAGACCTCAGCTGTGCGTAATGACGCCGGCTGGCTGCTCAACGGGCAGAAGGTCTGGACGACCAACGCGCAGCACTCGCACTTCATCATCGCCCTGGTGCGCACTGGTGAAAAACAGGCGGCGCGTCATGAGGGCATGTCGCAGTTCATCGTTGATCTTAAGTTGCCGGGTATTACCATTCGGCCCATCCGCGATCTCGCTGGCGGCGAGCATTTCAATGAGGTGTTCTTCGACAATGTGCAGCTCGATGCAGACGCGCTTATTGGTACCGAAGGCAAGGGCTGGGATCAGGTAACGGCCGAGCTGGCTTTCGAGCGCAGCGGCCCGGAGCGTTTTCTCAGCTGTATAGAGCTGCTCAAGACGCTGATCGCTGGGATGGGCACCGCGCCGGACGCTTTGCAAAGCCGTGAAATCGGGCGACTGACCGCGAAGCTGTTGACGCTGCGCAACATGTCGCTGGCAGTGACCGCGCAATTGGCTGCCGGTGAACATCCAGCCTGGGCCGCTTCCTGCGTGAAAGACCTGGGTAACCAGTTCGAACAGGAAATACCCGAGATCGCCCAATTGCTACTCGAGGCCGAGCCTCGTCAGAACGGCGGTAGTGAGCATGCGCAGGTTCTTGCCTACCTGACTCAAATGGCACCGTCTTTCTCACTGCGCGGAGGCACCCGCGAAATCCTGCGCGGGATCATCGCGCGCGGATTGGGGTTGCGATAA